The Streptomyces aurantiacus genome includes a region encoding these proteins:
- a CDS encoding metallophosphoesterase family protein, whose amino-acid sequence MTTADRRGRLLAISDLHIGYAENRALVEAMRPETDDDWLLVAGDVAETVADIRWALETLTGRFRKVIWAPGNHELWTHPKDTVTLRGTARYDHLVELCRELGVTTPQDPYPVWEGPGGPVAVAPLFLLYDYSFLPAGCTTKEEGLAYAHGTGIVCTDEHLLHPDPYPSREAWCRARVAETERRLAEIPAELPTVLVNHYPLDRHPTEVLWYPEFAMWCGTRLTADWHRTHRVAAMVYGHLHIPRTTWLDGVRFEEVSVGYPREWRRRPEPPGKLRRILPMEV is encoded by the coding sequence GTGACGACGGCTGACCGCCGGGGCCGGCTGCTGGCCATCAGCGACCTGCACATCGGATACGCCGAGAACCGTGCCCTCGTCGAGGCGATGCGCCCGGAGACCGACGACGACTGGCTTCTCGTGGCCGGTGACGTCGCGGAGACGGTGGCCGACATCCGCTGGGCCCTCGAAACCCTCACCGGCCGCTTCCGCAAAGTGATCTGGGCACCCGGCAACCATGAGCTGTGGACCCACCCCAAGGACACCGTCACCCTGCGTGGCACGGCCCGTTACGACCACCTCGTGGAGCTCTGCCGCGAGCTGGGCGTGACGACCCCTCAGGACCCGTACCCCGTGTGGGAAGGCCCGGGCGGACCGGTCGCCGTGGCTCCCCTCTTCCTCCTCTACGACTACTCGTTCCTGCCCGCGGGCTGCACGACCAAGGAGGAGGGACTCGCGTACGCCCACGGGACCGGCATCGTCTGCACGGACGAGCACCTGCTGCACCCCGACCCGTACCCCAGCCGCGAGGCCTGGTGCCGGGCCCGGGTCGCCGAGACCGAGCGCAGGCTCGCGGAGATCCCCGCCGAACTGCCCACGGTGCTCGTCAACCACTACCCGCTGGACCGGCACCCGACAGAAGTCCTCTGGTACCCCGAGTTCGCCATGTGGTGCGGCACCCGGCTCACCGCGGACTGGCACCGCACCCACCGCGTGGCCGCCATGGTCTACGGCCACCTGCACATCCCCCGCACCACCTGGCTCGACGGCGTCCGCTTCGAGGAGGTGTCGGTGGGATACCCCCGCGAGTGGCGCAGGCG
- a CDS encoding ATP-grasp domain-containing protein, translated as MVSRVRVWLNRTYAENVFFMDQLRRNPCGRAVEIHATHGDPDSPILAAADTAALEPEGLSPAAYVEYALDQCARHSIDVFVPVLHQAALAGHREDFAAVGTALLAPPVEAVQTFQDKVVAYEAVRELGVPVPPWWRVRTADELITAVDALEAAGHKACFKPASGAGGVGFRIITRTPFSLMHLNGFPSPYMPLDLVVEALRGADEPVDWLVMPRLGEPEVSVDCLTGPDGRVRMAVGRTKNGRRRGFTLDSAWIEPSRVLAEAFGLHYLTNIQFRMFGDEPVLMDVNTRPAGGLHQLSQCGINAPWAAVRLALGEEPGDLVPPFLGQDYAVVSGPRAVRPVSVQQRADLDLPVTAPDTAVGTQAAQAPRTAHAAQPSDSPLTV; from the coding sequence ATGGTCTCTCGCGTACGCGTCTGGCTCAACCGCACGTACGCGGAGAACGTGTTCTTCATGGATCAGCTGCGGCGAAATCCGTGTGGCCGCGCGGTCGAGATCCACGCGACCCACGGTGACCCCGACTCCCCCATCCTGGCCGCCGCGGACACCGCCGCGCTGGAGCCGGAGGGTCTGTCCCCGGCCGCCTACGTCGAGTACGCGCTCGACCAGTGCGCCCGGCACTCCATCGACGTGTTCGTGCCGGTCCTGCACCAGGCGGCCCTGGCCGGGCACCGCGAGGACTTCGCCGCGGTCGGTACGGCGCTGCTCGCGCCGCCCGTCGAGGCCGTGCAGACCTTCCAGGACAAGGTCGTCGCGTACGAGGCGGTCAGGGAGCTCGGCGTGCCGGTGCCTCCGTGGTGGCGGGTGCGCACCGCGGACGAGCTGATCACAGCCGTCGACGCGCTGGAGGCGGCAGGCCACAAGGCGTGCTTCAAGCCGGCCTCGGGGGCGGGCGGTGTGGGTTTCCGCATCATCACGCGCACCCCCTTCTCCCTCATGCACCTCAACGGCTTTCCCAGCCCGTACATGCCGCTGGACCTGGTCGTGGAGGCGCTGCGGGGAGCCGACGAGCCCGTGGACTGGCTGGTCATGCCGCGTCTGGGAGAGCCGGAGGTGTCGGTGGACTGCCTCACCGGTCCGGACGGTCGGGTACGGATGGCCGTGGGCCGGACCAAGAACGGACGGCGGCGCGGCTTCACGCTGGACTCGGCGTGGATCGAGCCGTCGCGGGTCCTCGCGGAGGCGTTCGGGCTGCACTACCTGACGAACATCCAGTTCCGGATGTTCGGTGACGAGCCGGTCCTCATGGACGTCAACACCCGCCCCGCGGGTGGCCTGCACCAGCTCTCGCAGTGCGGGATCAACGCCCCGTGGGCCGCCGTGCGGCTGGCGCTGGGCGAGGAGCCCGGTGATCTCGTCCCGCCGTTCCTCGGCCAGGACTACGCGGTGGTCTCCGGACCGCGTGCGGTGCGTCCCGTGTCGGTGCAGCAGCGCGCCGACCTGGATCTCCCCGTGACCGCGCCGGACACCGCCGTCGGTACGCAGGCGGCCCAGGCGCCGCGGACCGCGCACGCCGCACAGCCTTCGGACAGCCCCTTGACCGTCTGA